ACCGCCACGGTCACGGTTGAACCCACGGTCGTCCCGGTCACGGTCACGGTCCCGGTCGCGGCCGAACGCCGGACGCTCGGTGCGCGCCTCGCGGTACGACGGAGTGCGCTCCTCGCCCGCCGGGGCGGCCTGGGCCGGCACCGACACCGGCGCCGCGGGAGCCTCGGCCGCCGCCTCCGCGGTGGCCTCGCCGGCCTCCGCGGCCGGGGCCTCGTCCTCGATGCCCAGCGCGGCCCGCTCGCGCGCCGCACGGGCGGCCAGACGGTCGGCCTCCTCGCGCAGCTCGGCGGCGCGGCGCTGCGCGCGCTCCAGCTGGCGGGTCATGTCGGCGAGCTCGCGCTCGGCCGCACCGGCGATGTTCGCGGCGCTCTCGGCCTGCACCTCGGTGAGCGAGCGGGCGCCGGTGATCCGGGCGACCTCGGCGTCGAAGGCGTGGTCCAGGATGTGGCGGCTGGCGTCGACGCCCGCGTCCTCCATCAGCCGGAACACGCTGCGGCGCTGGTGCGGCAGCACCAGGGTGACGACGGTGCCGGAGCGGCCGGCGCGCGCGGTGCGGCCGGAGCGGTGCAGGTAGTCCTTGTGGTCGCCGGCCGGGTCCACGTTGAGGACCAGGTCGATGCCGTCGACGTGGATGCCGCGGGCGGCCACGTCGGTGGCGACGACGACGTTGACGTAACCGTCCTTGAAGTCGCCGAGGACGCGGGTGCGGGCGCCCTGGGTCATGCCGCCGTGCAGCGCGTCGGCCTTCACGCCGGCCTCGATGAGCTGCTCGGCGACGCGGTCGGCGCCCATCTGGGTGCGGACGAAGATGATCGTGCGGCCCTTGCGGGCGGCGATCGCGTTGGTGATCGGCGCCTTGTCCTTGGGCTTCACCACGAGGATGTGGTGGGTCATGGTGGTGACGGCGCCGGCCGACGGGTCGACCTCGTGGGTGACCGGGTTGTTCAGGTAGCGCTTCACCAGGGTGTCGATCTCGTTCTCCAGGGTGGCGGAGAACAGCAGGCGCTGGCCGCCGGCCGGCACCTGGTCGAGGATCTCGGTGACCTCGGGCAGGAAGCCCATGTCGGCCATCTGGTCGGCCTCGTCGAGGACGGCCACCTGGACGTCCTCGAGGACGGCCGAACCGCGGTTGATCAGGTCGCGCAGACGGCCCGGGGTGGCGACCAGGACGTCGACGCCGCGCTCCAGCGCGTAGATCTGGTTCGACATCGAGGTGCCGCCGCAGACGACCTTGAGGCGCAGGCCGAGCACCGAGCCGAACGGCTCCAGGGCGTCGGCGACCTGCATGGCCAGCTCGCGGGTCGGGACCAGGATCAGACCGCGCGGGTGCTTGGCGCGGGTGCGCTCGCCGCCGGCGAGGCGGGTCAGCAGCGGCAGACCGAAGCTGAGGGTCTTGCCGGAGCCGGTACGGCCGCGGCCGAGCACGTCCTTGCCGGCCAGGGCGTCCGGGATGGTCGCGGCCTGGATCGGGAAGGGGGTGGTGACGCCGCGCTTGGCGAGGGCGCGGACGACCTCGTCCGGCAGGCCCAGGTCGCCGAAGGTGATGGTGGGCTCGGCGGCTTCCTCGGCCTCGGCGGAATCCTCGGCCTCGACGGCGTCCGTCTCGACGGCGTCGGTCTCGACGAGCTCGGCGGTCGGCTCGGTGTCGGTGGTGGTGTCGGCGGCATCGGCGGCGGACTCGCTTGCGGGCATGGCGAAGCGGGCGTCGTCAACGAGAGACATTCAAAACCTTCCGGAAGTGGCACGCGCCAAAGTCCGGGGTTCTGTTTCACAACCGCCTCAATGCGGTCAGCCACGGATCGCCGGAACGCGCCAAGGGCGCCAGATGGGAGTAGGGCGCCAGTCAAATGGATCAAACGAACGATCTACCACCATAGACGACCCTCGGGATCAGAGGCAAACGCCCTGGCCATCCCCCTAATGCGTACCCGTGCCCGGGCTCGGCGCCGAGGAACCGGAGCTACCGGACGAGGGCCCGGGGAGCGGTGGGACGGTCGCGACGGGCGAGGTGTGCTCGGGCTCGGGGGACGTGGACGGGTGGCTGCTCGGGCCGGCCGACGGGCTGCCCGAAGAACCGCCGCCGGAGCGGCCCTCACCGGTACCGCTCGAGCCGCCCGTGCCGCCCGTGCCGCCGGAGCCCGCGGTGCCGCCCACCGCGCCCGACGAACCGCCGCCCGACGAGCCACCACCCGGCCGGGGCACGGGGCTGGCGCTCACGCCCCCGGCCGCGCCGCCCGCGCCGGGCTCGGGGGCCGGGGCCGCCGCGCCCGGCACCGCGATCACGCCGGCGGGCGCGCCGTTCACGCCTGGCGCCGGCTCGCCCGGTGGCGGGGCCGCGCCTCCGGCCGGCGCGTTCTCGGCCTGCAAGCCCCCCTGCCGCTCCGGGCGCCCGGACGCACCCCCCGAGTGCCCGCCGACCGGCGAGGGTGACGGCCCCGCCGTCGCCCCCGGCTTGCCCGCCGGCCCGGCGGCCTGGCCCACCGGCGCGCCGCCGCCGTGCTTCCCCTCGGCCGCCGGGCCGACCGACATGCACCCCGTCAGCCCCAGCCCGGCCACCGCCAGGACCGCCGCCGCCCGCACCACACCCGTCCGTAGGTTCGCCACCCTCGGCTCGGCCCACCGGTCGGCCACCGCTCGCACCGGAGCCACCGCGCCGCCCCACGCCACACCCTGCGCCGAGACCGTCCCAACCGTCCGCACCGCCCGCACCGAAGCCACCGAGCTCCCTCTCTGCCGCCCCACCCGGGCCGCCCGAAGCCGCGCGGCCGCTCTGGACGATCAACGCGTGCCCGGCCCGGCGGGACACGGGCGGGGCACGACGAAGCCGCCGGGCGCAGTCCACCCGGCGGCTTCCCCGACAGTTCGAAGCCCATGGTCCGGACGTGGCCCCGCCCCCGGATCTCAGCCCCAGAGCGCCGACGCGAGCCCCGCCCCCGCGTACACCGCCGTCAGCCCCGCGACCAGGCTGCCGACCACGTTCGCCACCGCGTACCGACCCGCCCCGGTCTCGACCAGCCGCAGCGTCTCGTACGAGAACGTCGAGTACGTGGTCAGCGCCCCGCAGAACCCCGTGCCGAGCAGCACCTGCACGTGCGGGGACGCGGCACCGGCCGCCACGGCACCGGTCACCAGGCCCAGCA
The nucleotide sequence above comes from Streptomyces kaniharaensis. Encoded proteins:
- a CDS encoding DEAD/DEAH box helicase, producing MSLVDDARFAMPASESAADAADTTTDTEPTAELVETDAVETDAVEAEDSAEAEEAAEPTITFGDLGLPDEVVRALAKRGVTTPFPIQAATIPDALAGKDVLGRGRTGSGKTLSFGLPLLTRLAGGERTRAKHPRGLILVPTRELAMQVADALEPFGSVLGLRLKVVCGGTSMSNQIYALERGVDVLVATPGRLRDLINRGSAVLEDVQVAVLDEADQMADMGFLPEVTEILDQVPAGGQRLLFSATLENEIDTLVKRYLNNPVTHEVDPSAGAVTTMTHHILVVKPKDKAPITNAIAARKGRTIIFVRTQMGADRVAEQLIEAGVKADALHGGMTQGARTRVLGDFKDGYVNVVVATDVAARGIHVDGIDLVLNVDPAGDHKDYLHRSGRTARAGRSGTVVTLVLPHQRRSVFRLMEDAGVDASRHILDHAFDAEVARITGARSLTEVQAESAANIAGAAERELADMTRQLERAQRRAAELREEADRLAARAARERAALGIEDEAPAAEAGEATAEAAAEAPAAPVSVPAQAAPAGEERTPSYREARTERPAFGRDRDRDRDRDDRGFNRDRGGFNRDRDDRGARSGGFDRDRGGFNRDRDDRGGRSGGFNRDRDDRGARSGGFDRDRGGFNRDRDDRGGRSGGFNRDRDDRGARSGGFDRERGGFNRDDRGARSGGFDRDRGGFNRDRDDRGGRSFGDRPARSFGDRPSFGRDRDERGSNSRPFSRRDDHRSGGRPQASGGFNRDRDDRGARSGGFDRERGGFNRDDRKPRWKN
- the crcB gene encoding fluoride efflux transporter CrcB, translating into MNWLLVVAGAVVGAPLRYLTDRAVQARHDSVFPWGTFVVNVFGCLVLGLVTGAVAAGAASPHVQVLLGTGFCGALTTYSTFSYETLRLVETGAGRYAVANVVGSLVAGLTAVYAGAGLASALWG